Within the Leptospira stimsonii genome, the region AAGCGCCGATCGCTTCCGGGAAAAGATCGAATCCTATCTGCGTATCGCCAAAGAAAAAGGATTTCTCAATTCGAAAACGATCGTCCTTCTCCCGGAATATTTAGGAACTTGGCTCGTTGTTTCCGGCGAGAAAGAATCCGTCTTCCGTGCGGACAAAATGCAAACCGCAATGGAGAATCTCGTCTTCAGTAACGTTTTCTCGTTCGTTTGGAACTGGTTCCGGGCGAAAGGAGAAGACGGTGTTTCCGACGCCGTTTTTCGAATGAAATCGAAGGAGATGCTTTTCGCTTATCAAAACACCTTTTCCCAACTTTCCAAGAAATACTCGATTACGATCGTCGCGGGTTCCATTCTTCTTCCCGAACCTTTCGTCGAAAGGGGCGTTTTAATAATCGGGGACGGCGCCTTACGAAATGGATCCTTCGTTTTTCTCCCCGACGGAAGCGTAGCGGAAAATTCTTCCCTAAAAATATTTCCCGTCGACGACGAGAAACCTTTTGTCCGAGCTTCCACCTTACAAGATCTAAGGACGATTTCTACTCCTGCCGGAAAGATCGGAATCTTAGTCTGCGCCGATTCCTGGTATCCGGAAGTTTACGAAACATTCAGAAAACAGAATGTAACAATGATACTCGTTCCTTCTTTCGTGGCTCCCGACGGTGCGATGGATACGGTTTGGAAGGGGTATAACGGTTCCGAGAACCCGTCGGACGTTCAAAAAGGCGATCTTGGAAAGATAAAAGAAGGAGAAGCCTGGTTGAAATACGCTTTGGCGGGCAGAATTGCAAAGTCGGGAGCTTCATTCGGGATGAACGTATTCTTAAGGGGTGATCTCTGGGATCTGGGCTCGGACGGAGAAACCATCTTTGTGAAAGGTTCGGCGTTCAAGACATCGCCTCGAATTTTCGGTGCGAGCATCGTAAACCTTTGGCTGGATTGATCAGAAAAATTTATTTCTTGAAAACTCTTAAGAAAGAATTCTCTTTGTCGCATGTCTCATTCTAACTTTGAAGTCTTCTCAGAAAACTTTATCAATAAACACAAACAAGCTTCCTTAGGAAAGTGGTTCGGTCTAGAATCCCTGAACTTGGACGGAAAGCCCTTCGGAGCTTTCTTTCAAGGGGAACTTGTTTTAAAACTCGGCGCGGAGAAAATCTCCGAGATCATCGAGCGTTATCCAGGCGCGAAACTTTTCGATCCTTCCGGTAGGGGAAGGGCGATGAAGGATTGGCTTCAGATTCCGATCGAATTTCAAGAAGATTGGGATTCTCTTTCGGAAAGCGCGATTCTTTTTGCTCTTGCAAATCTTGGACCCGCACCTAAAAAAGCGGCCGTGAAGAAGTCGGCGAAGAAGAAAGCTCCTGCAAAGAAAAAGAGCGCGCCTAAGAAAAAAGCGGCTAAGGCCAAAAAGGCGGCGGTGAAAAAGGCGAAACCGAAAACAAAGGTGAAGCCGAAGACGAAGAAAAAGGTCGTTAAGAAAAAAGCGCCTAAGAAAAAGGCAACCGCGAAAAAGCGTAAGAAATAACCCTCAAACGTTTGTAAGCCTCGGGATAATTTCCCGGAGGTTTACAAACATCCATTCGTAAATCGGGATCTCCTCTTCGATTTCGATTATTTTATTTCCGGTATAACGGTTCGGATAAAACCCTCCGATTCTTTGATAATTCTTTCCTTATCACTCACCATAAATTTGGAGAAGAGGACGTGGTCTCCGATTTCCAAACGAACCGCCTTATTCAAAGGACTCGCTTTCCCGTTTTTCTGAATCTTATCAAACGCATTTAACATCGATTTAACGGAAGCGGATTTGTCTTGTTCTTGGTCGTTCTTAAAATAATAGAACATCAATACAGGGGAGGTAATTTTCGAAAAGGGGTCGGAATTCAAAACGAATTCCCTCAAGTCGGAAACGTTCTGAACGGCGGCGAGATATTGGTCACGATACCAAAACGCGCTCGAAGGATCCCTCTTTTGTTCTTCCGTCGACTTGCGAATCTTTCCAAGAACAAGATGACCGAATTCTTTGCCCCAAGAGAATTCATAGAGTCCTCCGAGAGGATTTGTAAAATCATAAAAGGGAGAAGCCAAAATCAAAACCTGCACTTTCTCCGGATATTTAGCCGCGAGATAGGTCGCGATCAAACCGCCCATGCTCGTTCCGATCAAGATCGTTTTTTTTCCGAGTTTTTCCGTTTCTAAAAAAGCGGTTTCTGCATCCTGAAGAATCTGATCAAAGCGTGTGTCCCTATGATCCTCTATGTTGGTTCCATGTCCCGGAAGACGAAGATAATAGAGATTCGTTTTTAAGTCTTTTGCGAGTTTGTCCGTAACCTCTTCCCCTTCGGCTCGGGACGCTCCAAAGCCGTGAATGTAAAGAATCGCCGCTTCCGTTTTCCCGGAAGAATAACGAACCAGCTTCTCTTCGTTTCCGGGTCTCGCTTTTTTGGAGAGGCTGATTTGAAGTTTTTCCTTATAATACGCGTCGAAATCGGAGTGCAACTGCGTCGGTTTGTATTCGTATTTTGGAACCTCCGCGTAAAAGGTAATTACCAGGAAAAGGGCGAAGGCTCCCAAAATTCCAAGTCCCCACTTAAGTATCTTCATCACTATATCCTCTCTTTGAATGGAACAATAGAACCGACCGGATTCTTCTCTGCAATTAAAATATCGGAGAATCGGAACGAACGGTCCCTTCCTTTGTTCCTTGCATTCGAGATTGATAGCTCCCTCGCGTTCTTATACGTCAAAGGGTAATTAAAAAAAAGTTTCTCTGATCGGCGCGTTCCCATTCGTCTTGATCTTGATAATCCCGAAGCTTTCGAAGAGACTCTTTCGGAACCGATTGCGCGAAACATTCTGGTCCATCTAAGCGTCCCTCCGGAGGCCCCCAGGATACGATCAGCTCCGTTCGAATCGAGACATTCTCAAAAAAAGATTCCGATCTCGGACCGCACGAGTTCGGATCCGGCGAACACCACTCTCCATCTTGTATTGTTGTCCTTGAGGAAGGGAGTTGAAAAGGTCATCGAAATCGATAACAAGGGGAAGTTTCCGTTTCACGGAATGAGATTGGATTTACTCCACTTGGAAGACCATCCGATCGACTTGAAACCGGAAAAATATTCTCTCGGGATTTGACTGATCCTTTCCGGTTTGCTTTTAGAGTTTGAGAACGTTGAACTACATCCGTTGAAACGAATCGATGGGCTTTTCTGAGAATTCCTATCGAAAATCCGTTTCAAGACAGCACGTTGTTTTTTTGAGTTTCGAAATTCTTACTCGACCCGAAGGGCTCTCTTGTATTTAGAGAAGCTTGTATCGAAGCGGGCCAGTCGCATTTAACCGAAGAACGACCAACAATTGTAAGATTGGAAATTCGCTACAATCAAAACTTTTTCGATTTGGAAATAAGTTCTTGAATGATTCTTTTTGAACCCTATTGGAATTTGTAAAAATATGAATCCATCATTCGTAAATCTTAGGTTATTCGGTTATGGAATCCTTGTCTGGCTGATTCCATTTTTTCTTGCGATCCCTTTGTTTCAACTGATAGGAACACACAGGATCGTATTCAAATCGGTTATGGGTTTTCTATTGGTCTTGACGGTCGTCGTCTTTTGGAACCTATATCTGAAAAAAATTCGGACGGATTTTTTTAAACATTCGTACTATGCAAGTGTCGTATGGTTGGCACTGAGTATTGTTCCGGACCTATTCGCCTTTCTTCTAGGATTCAAAATGGATGCGGTGACTTACTTTACGGAAATTGCAATCAGCTATCTCGCGATACCGACGATTCTCATCGGGAGCGTTTGGCTTTTGGAATGGAAGTTGGCCGAGAAAAAATAACATCGGATCCTAAAGCGGGAATCATTCTCTCCTCTCGGATTTTTGTTTGATACGCGCCTCCTTTTCTTGGTTCGTATTTTGAGTTTGGATCGATCCTTGAATCACTGCTTTCCTTTTTACGCTTCCGCACCCGAATTTACAAATCGGATCTCTTCTTGGGGAAAGACGATAAGAAGAGATCGCTCTCGAGTTCAGCCGAAGATCCGTGCGTCGAATGAGAATCTTTTCCTGCGCTCAAAAACAAATTTCCTAAATCAAGAAAAGGTGGAGAACATCACTCTCCGGAATTGGTTGCCCGGAAAATCGATTCAGAAAGAATCGGTCGCAAAAAAGAAAACCTAAATCAAAACGTTGGAATCGAGGAAGAATCCCATGTCACCTTTGAAGCTGAAAATTTTCGAACACCCCGGCAAACTTTTCGTAGTGCTCGTATCAGGCGGAATCGGACTCGCTACATGCGATCAAATCCACGTACAATACGGCGTACTGAAATACTTTCATAACGGTCCTTGGGGACAGGCCTGGTGGGTCGCTCCTCAGTTCATACTTGCGACTTTTTTTATGTATATAGGCGCGCACTTGTTTCGAAAAGAGATCGGAGCATTCAAAGGAAAAGAATTTTTCATTTCGGTTCTGTACTTTGTCGCGGCATACTTCGCAAGCGGACTTTTCGCGGCCTGGCCGTATTCATTAGCGACGAGTTATTTCCTTCTTTGGGTTGTAAGAATCTATTTCAATGAGGAAAAACTTCAGTTGGCTCTTTTCTCCGTCGTTCTTGCCGCTTCGGGAACACTGATGGAAGGATTGATTTCCAAGGCGGGACTCTTTATCTATACGCAACCCGATTATCTTTTGGTACCGATTTGGCTTCCCGGCTTATATCTACACGGAGCGCCGCTGATTTGGAGTCTCGTGTCCTGGATTCGCAAATGAATTGTTATACGAAAGAGCGAGTTCTTATATCCTTTCCAAATCCGGATACGGACATTCAAAAGGTAAATTACGAATCAAATCCGATTCTTTTTTGAGTAATTTTGAATGGAAAACAAATTCAAATCTTTGCATGTAGATTATATTATTCTTGTCTTATGTTTTTCCTAATTCTTACTAGCTTGAAAAAGGTGGTCAGTAAGAGAAATGAAAACTCTAAAAATACTTTTAATCGGGGTCATCGGCCTAATTACTTTGGAAATCGTAGCGGAAGATAAATCGGATCGACCGAGCGGTAGTTATGAAAACAGCAACTGGTCGATCCAGTATGGATTCGGAGCGGGGACGGCGAAATACTCCATTCCTTCGCAAGACTCGAGTGGGACTCTTTTTCCTTTACTTTTGGCTTCTCCTTCCTCGGGATCTTCTAACAATCTGCTTCTTCCTTTGTTGTTATCTTCGAGTTCTTCCAAGGAAAGTTATTCAGGATCCACCTATCATGGAAGATTTCTTGCGGAATATTTGCCGGGACATGTCGGCTTTTTGTTCGGAATGTCGAATACGGTTTTCGATCTAAAGCTGAAACAAAGCGGGGCGGATCAACTCATTCCCTTGTTGACCATACAAGCGCTTCTTACGCCCACTTCCGGTTCCTCTTCATCCTCGTCTAGTTCCCTTTTATTACTCTTGCCTCTTTTGTCCTCCGGCGGAGCCGATGCGAAGATCCAAGATAGCATAACGTATTTTGATTTCGGACCTACCTTTCACGCTCGTCCTCGCAAGACATTCGATCCGTATTTTGCGCTGGGACTTGGGGCGGGAAGTTGTTCCGGGAATTGCTACTCTTACAGAGGATTCGCCAAATTAGGATTAAGGGTGAATTTCGGTGGAGGTTATATCTTCTTAGAAGCCGAACAATCGCAAGCGGAAGTTCGTATCGGAAAAGTTTCGTCCGATCCGATTCAGAATCAACTAGGAATCTTTGGTTTCGGTTTGTATCTCTAAGATAATATTTTCTACGGATTCCCTTTGGAAGAATATTCCATTTTTCTAAAGGGAATTCCTCATTCGATAGGTCCGTCTTCCAAGGAAAAGGAAACTCGCGGGCTCCAAATAAATTCATTTACAGTCTACTACTTACAACTGGATGACATGGGATTG harbors:
- a CDS encoding alpha/beta hydrolase; this encodes MKILKWGLGILGAFALFLVITFYAEVPKYEYKPTQLHSDFDAYYKEKLQISLSKKARPGNEEKLVRYSSGKTEAAILYIHGFGASRAEGEEVTDKLAKDLKTNLYYLRLPGHGTNIEDHRDTRFDQILQDAETAFLETEKLGKKTILIGTSMGGLIATYLAAKYPEKVQVLILASPFYDFTNPLGGLYEFSWGKEFGHLVLGKIRKSTEEQKRDPSSAFWYRDQYLAAVQNVSDLREFVLNSDPFSKITSPVLMFYYFKNDQEQDKSASVKSMLNAFDKIQKNGKASPLNKAVRLEIGDHVLFSKFMVSDKERIIKESEGFIRTVIPEIK
- a CDS encoding DUF2878 family protein; the protein is MSPLKLKIFEHPGKLFVVLVSGGIGLATCDQIHVQYGVLKYFHNGPWGQAWWVAPQFILATFFMYIGAHLFRKEIGAFKGKEFFISVLYFVAAYFASGLFAAWPYSLATSYFLLWVVRIYFNEEKLQLALFSVVLAASGTLMEGLISKAGLFIYTQPDYLLVPIWLPGLYLHGAPLIWSLVSWIRK
- a CDS encoding DUF773 domain-containing protein, with product MSHSNFEVFSENFINKHKQASLGKWFGLESLNLDGKPFGAFFQGELVLKLGAEKISEIIERYPGAKLFDPSGRGRAMKDWLQIPIEFQEDWDSLSESAILFALANLGPAPKKAAVKKSAKKKAPAKKKSAPKKKAAKAKKAAVKKAKPKTKVKPKTKKKVVKKKAPKKKATAKKRKK
- a CDS encoding nitrilase-related carbon-nitrogen hydrolase — translated: MILAKRILLISSILLLGFYTIWSNAGRSPSLPPIQTRMERTLVDGIDSGKGNLLGIQPWMFSEDYASADRFREKIESYLRIAKEKGFLNSKTIVLLPEYLGTWLVVSGEKESVFRADKMQTAMENLVFSNVFSFVWNWFRAKGEDGVSDAVFRMKSKEMLFAYQNTFSQLSKKYSITIVAGSILLPEPFVERGVLIIGDGALRNGSFVFLPDGSVAENSSLKIFPVDDEKPFVRASTLQDLRTISTPAGKIGILVCADSWYPEVYETFRKQNVTMILVPSFVAPDGAMDTVWKGYNGSENPSDVQKGDLGKIKEGEAWLKYALAGRIAKSGASFGMNVFLRGDLWDLGSDGETIFVKGSAFKTSPRIFGASIVNLWLD